The nucleotide window AAAAGTTCTAATAGAAtaagtaaatacaatttgatttgatttttttacagaccttgAAAAGATAAAGAtagatacttttttatttcttattgcTTGTATCAACAGGTcacaataaaatttagaccacacctgcatctctaaaaatttacagaaaacatttaatatctggataacggtaaggttcaGGTATAGGAAAGTACACATGAATGtatcttattttttacccctgaatgcattaaaatagaaaaaaccgagtggttctttaaaaaaaaataaagaaacttgatatttatgaagttaaattttgatcactttttatacaaaccttgtataaaatgaaaaattttccaacatagattcaaatatgtctgaccttgctaaaaacAACCGATCAGAAAGAATTTTCATATCTTTCGGgatatcctcgtaaaaaaataattcataaaggTCTGCAACGgccaaattttttacaaaaaaattaataattcaaaaagtattcaaaaatgtattgatatacagtgttttctatttaaaataacaaagttatattctaattccggtagaaccggaagtcggcgatgtttgaaaatattttagttaaagaGATCGTAtgcgaaaacccaaacgtagaaattttcatgattttactataagtattttgccgtatacagatagttttaactcgtcgtgggacaccctgtatactcgATCCTTTTGTACGGAATGGAGGCAGCTACtttaaacaaagcaataatgaaAACTGGAAATGTGGATACTACGAATATCATGGACAGATAGAATGGCGACACAAAGAGAATTATTGACTATCATAAAAGCCCGAAAATTAGAGTTACTTGTAATGAGGGGACAACGATACGAATTCCAGAAATTGATTATGCAGTGAAAGTTGAACGATTAACATCATGGCTGCGAAACTTAAAGGAGAGGTTCAACTGTACATCAAACCAATTGTTTATTCATGATAGGAAAGTGGCTGATACAACAGAGATTATCGTGAGCGGATAAATGACTTATTCAGTAAATTCTTGTGAACAGATGAATGACTTGATCAGTGAAACACTTAGGGAACTGTCAGAAAAGATTCCATGATCTAAAGCAAGATTTTAGCATTCAGCAGAAGAAAATATCGGGAaacgaagaaaaataattatgtttagTCAGTTATATTTCATTTCGGTCCCGTACCTTATTAGGCTCTCCAAGGTAGggcaatgataaattaatagtTTAGTTTTTTTGGTCTAAActcatttgaaacaaaatactATGTTTTTATAATGCCTAGAACCATTCAAGCATTCTCTAAAAGCCCAAAAACAACCATAAATACGTACATTGATAATGATAAACAAAAACTACCtatcaaaaaatagaataacgATGAGTTAAGGAAATCTTACATAGTGCAGGTCTATCCACTCAATTCACCGAagatttagaagaagaagaaacgaaATTACAATAATGTTTCCGATTCTCACCTTTAGGTCCTTATGTAACTCACTTCCCCACGTATTCTGCACACAGTGCCTAGGCCACATTCTTTGAGTGATCGGAGGATCTCCTTCAAACACAACACTATCATATAGTTGAACCTTCTCAGGATCCGTTATTGGACTGCTCTGATGTAATTTTCTAAGATTTATATTGTCAATAAAAGAAACATGATCGCTAGGGTGCCAATCATAAGAATAGAAGATAGCATCAAATTCGATAGTTTCCAAAATATTGTTAATGGGCTGAAGAATTTCTTCGGCGTTTTGTTTTGCTGGACAATTACGTATATCCAGAGTGCCGCAGATGAAATCATTCTGAACATCTATTATTAAAATCGCTGATATTGGACGGACAATCtgcaaaattaaataatatttttattattgaaaaacaaattggaTTAAATAGGATATACATATATCGAACtttaaacaatatatatatatatatatatatatatatatatatatatatatatatatatatatatacatatcgGTTTACAACGTTATCCAAGGTCTTCCGATCTCTAACCACCATCAGTTCTCTGTCCTGCCATATGTCTTCTGTTAGTTCTCTTTCATCCATTTTCTTATCCTCGCCCTTTCTTAAGCTTCTTCGTGGtctttccatttttctttcCTCTAGTGGTGTCCTTGAGGTATTCTGTTTTCTGACATTCTTTGTACATGACCATACCATATTAGTTGTGAAGTCATCGAATAATATGTGTCTGACTCCCATTATCTCCCTTAATCTGTCGTTTTTCATCCTATCCCTTCTGGATTTACAGGCTGCTCTCCTCCAGAAGTCCATTTCGATCGTCGTTAGCATTTTTTCCGTTGGTTGTTTCATAGTTTGAAGGATCGTGAAATATGTTGTCTGTTGGCTTTTGATATTGTTTGGTCCCATAATATTCCATTCATTACAGATGTTGCTTTTCTGCTCTGTACTCTTTGATTTCTGTGTCGAGTGCTCCATCTTGTGTTATTCACATtcctaattatttatattccttgtagtattttattttatccgTTCTCCAGGTCGATGCCTTGTGCTGTTACTTAGATGAacatatattcagtttttttacatttatttcgAAACCTCATTTCCTCTAATCTTCTATGAGTTCATGAATGTAGCTTAAATCTTCATGATCCTGTTGTTTGATGAGCGTCTGCGATCAAAGCATGTATAGTGTAGTGTTGTCCCTGAGAGGTATTCCCTACAGGTCCTCTTCCATATCTCGTGAGCCTGTTCCAGGTAAATTTTGAATAGCTTGTGCGAGAGTCAACACCCTTGTTTCATACCTTTCGTGTTCGTAAATCCTATCAACTAAATACTGGTTtgctttaatttttgttatattttcgtATGTTCATTGGACTGCTTCTATTAACCCGTTTATGAGGTTTGTTTGTTCTAGCATAGTCCACAGTTTTCTAAGAGATACAAACAACAAACGGTCTTTCGGCCgccttattttgatttttcaatgttaaaaagTATGAGTACTAGTAGCCACTTTGGACTTCTTAACGTTATGATTCATCAGGATTATGATTGTCAGGATGAAGTTCAATTTGAtggaatgaataaatataaaatttatggaCAATAATCCGTGACCTCACAATCGATACCGCTTGTTAAAATTGcatttgtaaaatataaatttccaacGGATTCAATTGAaaactttgtttgtttttttttggcaaCCCACTACTATGCAAACTAATTATCTTTGTTAATCTGTACCACTTTTTTAAGTGGTATTTAGGTCTTGAGCTTTCCCGCGATGTTATTGATTATAGCCGTTATGTGAGAGGGTTCATACAATTTATAATGAACCCTAATTCACCCCTAATCGCAGTTCTATTAACCTGGGTAATTACGTTTTATATGTCGAAGGTTAAGTTCGATATCAACCATGcatatagttttattaaataGGGTAAAACTTACCGGGAAACAAGCTTTCGATTTTAGAAAGATTGACAGCCGGTCGATGAGtataaatttgattgtaaattaTTAGCTTTAAATTTGGTATGAGGGGAATTTAATACTTGCTTGAAACAAGaatgattaattttgataaagtgTCTCTGAATTTATGCAACAAATTCTAGAAGTTGTTTTGGCTTTTACATTGGACTGTAAACATATCTAGCATGATATTTTGTTGATGACTCTGAATCATATTACTCTACCGCCAAAATTCATGGACTTTTCCATGATAAAGCTATTTTCTAGTGTTTCTTTGTCCAACTTCCCAAGGTGATAACACAACTTCTTCAAGGAACCTAAACTTTTTGCTGAATTGGTTATAACATTGGTAGATTAGATAATCTGCTGTCTCTGTGGCTTGGTAAAAAAATCTTCAGGTGTCATCCTCTGTCAATGCCTATCGTCTCGATGGTATTTGATAGAGCAGTGACAGACtatagttttgaattttttggattGTTTCTCCAGAAGACTGCATCTGATCATTTTGCTATTTGTTCAGTTCGATGTTGACGAGGAGGTCTGGTCTAAGATATGACGTCTTCTTTTCCATTACCCGGTATACCTTAGTGGCCTGGTTGCCACATTAGAATTGCCTTGTTTCTGTTAGCTACTGGTTTCGGAGTTTGTTAACGCTTCCATGCTATTTTGGACTCAACAGCTTTCAGAATCTCCAAGGCAACTTTGATGTCAGAGACACAAATAGTTGTCTTTCTTTATTGGCATGGAGGGCTTGGATTTTGAAGCACAAACGCTCCTTGCACTAGGTTTTAGCCATATGTATACTACATCAACGCATTTCAAGCTAACCTAGACGGAATTTTGCTGACACTACTAATACTAGAGTGGTAATTGATCTTCGTCAATCATTCCTTTCCTATTTTGTTGTCTTAGTCATTTACATGTTCTTCTtgatgtgtgtgtgtgtgcaaTTTTTCTGCTGTCACTATTTAGCATCTTGTTTAGTACATACAGAGCGATGGTGGGTCCTATTTCTAGTCATTCCACCGTATATTtcatggaaaaaacgtatgtcggtatatattatatattctctattgtatttattttgatgagATATTTCTGGTAGTTTCGTGTGCATTTATTGCACCATATAATAAATGCTACTGGGATAAGCTAGAGACAAAATGTCCACTGAGAATATGTCTAGAAAGCGATTTGTAGATACAATGCAAAATTTCGGGTTTGAGGGTGAAGAGATTTGCTCTTGCTTCAGATATTTGATACAGGTTTTTTATGAACTGTAGGTCCTGTTTTATATCCTGTTCCATTCAGTACATACGAAGCAATTCTGATACATTTGACAGAAAATTTTGGAATGTGGTCTATCTGGGAAATCAATATTTCCTTATCTCGTAGATAATAACAGACCAAACAACTTACAGGAGGATaagtttttacgaaaattccaGTACCATACCATGGAAATGGGATAATTGTTACCTGttgcaatttttttgtttcaaatgctGAGAAAATGGAGAGAAAGAAAATTGTCCTCGTTGAAAATATTAGGAGAAATATAAGATATTCACCAGCTGTGGTGGATTTCATAATCTCTATTTAactcaaattttccaaaatgaccAAGGACGTTTACTTATTTCGACTACTTTACACTCAAACGTTTCAGAAAGTAACAAGAAGAAGCCTGGAGCAGACTGAACTATATAAGAACAAGGTCAGAGCAGATATTTTAGATTCTATTCGTAGTAAGTACTGTACCTGAGCATCATGCTGAAGGTAGTCAGTATATGTTTAGTACGACATTTTGAATCTAGTTGGTGTAAATAGTTATATTGCCTTATATTGTAGGTAACTAACGTGCAATTTTAATTGCAGGAATTTTACAAAGATGAGACCACTCCCTCAACAACCTCACACGCTATGCTAGGGGCTGAGTTTGATTATTAACAAACtggaaaaacattttcaaatcaatataaaCAGATATGTGAAAGTagtagaaaaatagaaaatgtgatTCAAGTGAAAATTTCCAGCTTCATATTATATCTTATTTTCATTATCCAAAGTTAATCATATACaagaagaaattttgttgtatcaTAACCTATTTACTTGTTGATAACagtttattgttaataaaaattcatttcttcaaTCTCTAATTTTCCACACCTTTTGATTTGTCTATGTTTCTAAATctcttttcatttaaaataattcttttcatGTATTTGAtttcgtttcaagaattttcgaaTCTTTACAATCGAATTCATGTCtttgtttgatatttcttgGTTCGtgaatgcagttttattttttttcatattgttgaCCTTccaatctattttataaatactgaaatGTTTACCCTATGTAGACAACGTCACAATCCTTACAAGGTATTTGATATATAGTCCTTCTGTTGTCCTTCTGTATCCATTGATATAATTCTATAGTTCTGGGAAAGcccttgtatatatatatatatatatatatatatatatatatattgctttttgaatagttaagcatctaaattcagtgtatgatagttggatagatctatcaaacaaacttattatcacagatcttttttgtgacagccgtctttaaaaaattgaaaaaaaaaatatttttaatcagaaGCGATccaaaatcaagacgatttagaaacataaaagtttattttaactAATTACTTTTTATAATCCTCATTTTACTCAACATATATACGAAGATATATATAATCTGAGTACAGCTGGATGAGCCCTGAAAGAAACGTTAATTTCGTATAGAAATATCCATATGAAactttcgataaaaaaaattaagaaaaaatgagaaaatcatCGAAGACGAAAAAGATATTATACAcaatgaaactaataaaaaatgatatataatagACAACTACATGAAATCAGAAACTTGCAATTGCCTGTATGTATCAACTACTCAGATGAGGATGTGTGGAAATGTAGCTATTGGAAGAAGGAGAAAATTATAAGTAGGACATATAAAATGAAACGAAAACGTCGGAAGGGACAGTCCTTGATGTTATATACAATGAAGTAGTGATtacaaaatcacaaaataacaataaataaaattaattccaaGTAAAGACGGAATGAGATGAACAACTACACACATGAATTTAACTTAATTGGTTAGGGCTACAATAGATAGGTACAAAAAAGCTGAAATGTACCaagttgaaacaaataaaatatatgaaatgtaCCAAGTTAAAAcgaataaaacatatattattTCTATACTTACGATTTTTATCCAATTATGCCAACAAAATGTGAATTCTTGCCTATCAATATATTGATCAGTATTGACGTCGAATATACGAAAAACATCTCTTAATTCATTTTCCTTCAGTTCATAAGTTTCGCccttattatttctaaataaagcCTGGCAGAGTATCCTAAATTCTTCTAAATCCAGTTTATTATCActgaaacgataaaaaataaaatttatatcaacaagaataaaataataccGACACGACACataaatttaatgaacaaaaataatgcaAACCCCAAATTGATTCTGCAGATCCGTAAGTTGATAATGCATATATGAGGGCAATTATATATAAAGATATTATGGTATCTggtcaaacgatccaacaagaCAATTCCAGCATATATAAATCTATGATGATTCGTCAAAAATTGATTGAACTTGTAATATATAGACCTTATAGCACGAATATTGCACGGTGTGGATTTTGTTTGTTTAGGAGTATGCAAAATTGTTTAGGttagaaaaattgacaaaaaaggGGACGTGAAAAATCATGATGACAAGTTTTTGCTACGAACCACAGGAGTCGTACATGTATGGAAttttaaaactatcaaaaaatagCCAAAAGATCAAAGATTATAATGGGATATATTTACTCACAGTATTTATGTTTAGAGAAGAAAAATTGtgtacaaaaattaacaaaaaatgtgaatCACATTTTGTCTATTTTTGGACAAAAAGCATTACTCTGGTAGCTACATGCCACAATGAATATATATGGCATCCTCTGGAAATATAAACACATCCCAATAATTTTCGATTGTAGTATAACGACGACCTTTCAATCACtgttaatttgatatttattagaCCTTTCTTTAACTACATTTCGAAAATAGCTTACCGATTATTTAATAGCGGAAAAAATGGTATCGGTAGTAATTGTGGTTGCGTCATATTACTGTCAACTTGAAAGGGTAACGAACCGAAATTCTATCGCGTGAGAGATATTGATAAAAGATAGATGAATAAATTCATAAGAAGTGGCTGTTCATTTTAGAATTGATTGCGAAGCGTTTGAAGGTGATTTTGATACTAGTTCTTGATACTAGTGATTTCACtagttttgttaataataattaagataatttatttttccaatggCTATTCAATCATGACGAGTTCTTAGCTGGgcatttttgtaaatttgtagATTCGTTTGATAGATACCCATAACTAAAACTAGTGGTATATCCACTTTTTCCAACAATAGTCATCCACTAATATATACGAGAGgttttttcttggaaaaagaagtaattatttagaatcgttccaaaaattttttctccacCTGGAAACTATTTTTTAGATACAATTAGATAATTGAATTGTGATATATTTTATAGGGTTTTATCGAAAAGACAAAACACGTTttcaggttaggttagtttactTATATTATCATCTGTTCATCCATTTATCCATCTCTCTGCTCATCcatgtatttaattatttaatcataTACTTTTAGACTGCTTTTACATGTAAGCACACCTACAATTCCATTGACCCAGGCAAAGAGATTGCGCAAATTCTGGAGCGTGTTTGGCATGACACACGTGGAGGCATACTTGAATATGGTCATCGAAACTACCACATAAGTGAATATGTCGccgaatttttatttagaagacGATTTTCAAATCATTTGCATGTACTTGACATTCGcgacttttatttcaaatttattgaagattttcTTTATCAAACTGTATGTGAGCGTTTAAAGCGGATGagtaattttgtaattatagaaaatatttatgcCCTTTTCACCTACCATCCTCCTTGTCACTTGGTTAAAGTTTGAAGGTTGAAtcattttgcaaataaaaagtTATCAGAGTTTCCTATCCGCTGTTAAAATAGTGGCAATGAATCCCACTAGTAAAtgaataaagaaatgaaaaggCACTGTAATTCTATAGgaacaaaaaacaaacttttgtCTACCTCATACTTGTACTGATCATTTATAAGAGAGCACTATTGAATGAGTGTAGTCAGATATTATGAGTATATTTCAAACAGAATGACAAGCTTGGAAAAAACTCGTATGGAAAAAGGTTACAGGAAATGATAAAGACGTAAGAGGTAC belongs to Diorhabda carinulata isolate Delta chromosome X, icDioCari1.1, whole genome shotgun sequence and includes:
- the LOC130902301 gene encoding nicotinamidase, whose translation is MSSTNFIDFVNTNTTCGMDACFTAFDKNCDNKLDLEEFRILCQALFRNNKGETYELKENELRDVFRIFDVNTDQYIDRQEFTFCWHNWIKIIVRPISAILIIDVQNDFICGTLDIRNCPAKQNAEEILQPINNILETIEFDAIFYSYDWHPSDHVSFIDNINLRKLHQSSPITDPEKVQLYDSVVFEGDPPITQRMWPRHCVQNTWGSELHKDLKVAENAIKIYKGTNPEVDSYSAFWDNSKLTDTKLAEQLKVRNITDVYVCGVAYDVCVGATAIDAISSGFRTILLDDCCRGVDLLDIEKTKNTVIKNHGIVVNSERVKNMVEGNDRRPELGYKLALNLKEQQK